The genomic window TCCTCTAAAACTCGCTTACCTCCAAATACTTTACCGCCTGCCTCTGTAGCCTTTTTAAGAATGCTTTGCATTTGATTAAAAATATGCTCATCAATAAGCGGACCTACAAGGTTGCCCTCTAGAGGATTTCCAATAGAAACAGAACCATAAACCTTTTTAAGTTTTTCAACAACTTCATCTCGAATGCTCTCGTGAACAATTAGACGACGAAGAGTTGTACACCTTTGACCTGCAGTACCAACAGCAGAGAATAATATCGCACGAACAGCAAGATCAAGGTCCGCACTTGGGGTGAGAATCATCGCATTATTCCCCCCTAATTCAAGAATGCTTCGACCAAATCTTTCTGCCACTTTGGGACCAACAATCTGACCCATTCGTGTAGAACCCGTAGCACTAATAACAGGAATGCGTGGATCTGTAACCAACATATCCCCTACTTTTGCATCTCCTATCACAACTTGAGATAAATTTTCTGGAGCATCATCTCCAAATTCCCTTAGTGCTTTTTCAAATAAAGCCTGACATGCTAATGCAGTTAAAGGTGTTTTTTCTGATGGCTTCCAAATAATAGAGTCACCGCAAATCAAAGCAAGTGCAGCATTCCAAGACCATACTGCCACAGGAAAATTAAACGCAGAAATAATTCCTACAATTCCAATCGGATGCCATGTTTCACGCATGTGATGCATATTACGTTCTGAGCTTATAGTTAGGCCATAAAGTTGGCGAGATAGACCAACTGCAAAATCGCAGATATCAATCATCTCTTGCACTTCGCCCAATCCTTCTTGGGTGATTTTTCCAGCTTCAAGGGATACCAATTTTCCTAAATCTTCTTTGTGTTCACGAAGTACATTACCCAAAATACGTACTAACTCTCCGCGACGAGGTGCTGGAACCTTTCTCCATTCTTTAAATGCTTGATTAGATTTTTCAATAATTCCATCTACTTCTTCAGGTGTGTTAACAGCTACATTTCCGATATTTTTACCATCAATAGGCGATCTTACAGCTAAGCCTCCACCTTGAAATTTAGACTCGCTAACACCAAATTTTTTCATAAGTTCTTGAATCATAGATACCCCTAAATTACTTCATTAGATTCACAAATACTATTTAGATAATTGATTTAGGTCAAACGAAAATTAGTTTAAACCTAACTACTTTTTTTCTTGATTAGGGATAATCCTCAATTAATTTTTCTCCCTTTCATTTATAAAAATAAAAATAATTCTAGGGAGTTAGTGGTGAAGATCTATGACTTTGAACAAACTGATAGAGCATTGCCATACGCAAAATTAATAGACAAATTGGAAGAATTTTTCCGCTTAGATGTCACTGTACCCTTGCGACATATCCATGAGATAAAAGATGCTCATAAAACTTTGGGATCTTTCATACTTATGCCCTCATGGATTGCAGGAAAGTGGATTGGTCTAAAAACCGTTAGTGTTTTTCCTAATAACAAAGAGCGAGACCTTCCAGGCTTGCATTCCGCTTACATGCTCTATGATGGGCAGACTGGAGTACCTGTTTCCTTACTTGATGGAAATGTAATTACATCTAAACGGACTGCTGCGGTTGCTGCCCTAGCTGCAAAATATCTTAGTAGAAAAGATTCATCCACTTTACTCTTAATCGGATCTGGCCAAGTTGCTCGTCTTGTACCTGAAGCCTTAAAAGCAGTACGACCAATTCGCAAAGTCTTAGTATGGAGTCCAACTAGGAAACACGCAGAAACATTGTCTTCCGATTTATACAAGTTAGGATTCGAATCTTACTACGTTGAAGATCTTCAAAAAGCATGTTCAGAGGCAGATATCATAAGTTGTGCGACATTGTCCACTGAACCAATTATTCTTGGTGATTGGTTGAAACCTGGAACACATCTTGATTTGATTGGCTCTTATACACCAGATATGCGTGAAACTGATGATGCTTGTTTTTCGAGTAGTTCTGTATTTATTGATACTGAAGAAGCCCTAATGAAATCTGGCGATCTACTTAAACCAATTGAAAGTGGCGTGTTTTCAAAGGAGACGGTTAAAGCAAATCTTTTTGACTTGTGCACAGGAAAGCACATAGGTCGAACAAGCTTAGAAGAAATAACTATTTTTAAAGCTGTTGGCAATGCTATTGAGGACCTTGCGGCAGCCACATTAGTAATGGAGTCTTACTAGGACTTTCCCTAGTAAACAAATAATTTTTACAAGGAAACATTGCCACTCTAATAGAGAAATTTTTTAACCATTCCAAAAAGGAATTAGAAAGTTAATATTTTTCCTTTGTAGTTTAAGAGGATGTGATTTAGATTTTAAAAAAGAGTGGATTTTTTTAGGAAACATTAAGTGAAATTTTTTTCTTGGTATTTCAATAAATCCTTTATGTTCAAGATGACTGCAGGTTTTATTATCGGCATTGTACTTGGGTTTATTCTTGGAGAAGATAGCAGTTTTTTGGCTCCATTAGGAAAGCTATTTCTTAACCTTTTAAAGATGATAGTAATTCCTCTTGTTGTTTTATCTTTAATGGTTGCTGTTAACCACTCAAGCCCTAAAGAACTTGGTCGTATTGGGGCCAAGATTTTTCCACTTTATTTATTTACGACTGCGGTAGCTATTTTTGTAGGCATAGGTGTTGCATTGATTACAAACCCAGGTGAAGGGTTAACATTGCCAGCAGATGCCACGGTCAAAGCTCCTGAGAGTCCTAGCTTTATAGATACTCTAATCAATATGGTGCCTAGCAATATCTATATGGCTTTTTCTAAGGGTGATATTTTGGCCGTAGTTTTTGTAGCTATAGTTTTAGGTTTAGCTATATTGTTTATGCGTCACTCAAATGATGCACGCCAACGAGAGATGGGCGACTTAGTTTTTAAAATTACTGAAGCTGGTAATGAAGTAATTTCCAAAATTCTATCAGGGATTTTGCAGTATGCCCCTATAGGGATTATCGGTATCACGGCAAATACTATTGGCACTCAAGGTATGGACACTGTAGTAGCTTTAGGTATGTTTATACTCACAGCTTATATAGGCGTTGCCTCTTTGATTTTTATTGTCTATCCCCTTTTGCTGAAATTATGGGGCGTAAATGTTTTTGATTTCTACAGCAAAATTAAGGAAGCCGTTTTTACTTCGTTCGCAACCAGCTCTAGTTTAAGCACACTACCAATCACATTAAAAGCCGCAGATAAAGCAGGTATCGGTGAGCGCGTAGCTAAACTTACATTGCCTATTGGTGCTACTGTCAATATGGATGGCACTGCTTTGAGATTTGGTATGGCAGTTATTTTTGCTGCTGAAATTATGGGTATATCAATTTCATTTAGTGAGCTTGTAACCATTGTTGTTATCGGCACTATTGCAGCTATTGGCACAGCTGGAGTTCCGGGTGCTGGGCTAATAGGTATGTCTATAGTGTTCACACAAGCTGGCCTACCGCTTGAAATCGTTGCACTTACTGCAGGTATTAACGCACTCGTTGATATGATTTTCACATGTGGCAATGTTACTGGAGATCTCGTAGCTGCTAAGATTGTTGACCAATCTGAACGTAAAGCTCATCTGAAAGCAGGCATTGACTACGATCAACCATTAGATTAATTGAGAGGATTATGAGTAGAAAAGGCATTAGTAAAGCATTAGGGCTAATTCACCCTGTCACGCTTTCGCATGGCAAAAATGCAATAGTTTGGGATGTAGACGGTAAGGAATATATAGACTTCGTAGGTGGCATAGGTGTGCTGAATTTTGGTCATTGCCATCCAAAAATAGTGACGGCTATTAACGATCAAGCATCTAAACTCACACATTATGCATTTAATGCTGCTGAGCATGAGCCATACAAAAAGCTTGCTGTGGCACTGACTGATTTTGTACCAATTGATGGCGACTTGTCCTTAATGCTTACAAATTGCGGGGCTGAATCCACGGAAAATGCTCTTAAAATTGCTCGTATTAAAACTGGTCGTACGGCAGTTATTGCTTTTGATGGTGGCTTTCACGGCAGGACATTAGCAACCGTGAATTTAAATGGTAAAGTCGCTCCATATAAACAAAAACTAGGTCCACTTCCAGGACCTGTCTATCACATTCCTTATCCGAGTAAAGATTCTGGTGTTACAAAAGATGAGGCTATCTCTGCCTTGAAACGTCTATTAGAAATTGAAGTAGACGTAAAAAATGTTTGTGCTGTCATTGTTGAGCCCGTCATTGGTGAGGGCGGTTTTCAGTGTTTGGATATGGAATTTGCAAAATATCTGCGTGAATTCTGCACAGAAAATGGCATAGTTTTGATTTTTGATGAAATTCAATCTGGATTTGGTCGCACTGGTAAACCATTTGCATTTATGCATTTTGACGTTCAGCCTGATTTGCTTTTACTAGCAAAAAGCATTGCTGGTGGATTGCCTTTAGGGGCAGTTGTTGGTCGTACTGAATTTGTTGATACACCTCATTTAGGTAGTTTGGGAGGAACTTATTCAGGCAACCCTATTGCGTGTTCAGCTGCCCTTGCTGTTCTTGAGATAATTCAAAGCGAGGAATTTGCAAAAACTAGTCAGAACTACATTGCCACCCTAGAAGTTGTTTACGAAAAATGGAAATCTTCTAATATAAATCCATGGATTTCAAAACTAACAGGTATAGGAGCTATGCGTGGTATTGAATTATCGCATCCAGAATATGGACCAGGCACTGCTTTGTTAGCCGAAATTCTGAAGCTTGGACGTGAGCGAGGATTGCTACTAATGCCGAGCGGAAAATATAAAAACACTATCCGTTTATTAACGCCATTAACAATCGAACCAGATGTGCTTGATCGCGGATTTGAAATTCTAACTTCTATTTTTGCTGATACAGCTAAGTTTAAACCTTGATATTTTTAAAAGGAGTCAAGTATGTCTCAATTTGTATGTAAAGATGAAATACGTTTGAAATTCTCTCGGGCAATGTCTGATATGTACCAATCAGAAGTTCCACTTTTTGGGGATCTTCTCAATCTGGTCAATGACGTTAATAATAAAGTTCTTGAAAGTGATGCAGAGCTTAAGCAAAAACTTCAAGAGACTGGGGAGCTTGAACGTTTAGAACAGACTCGTCACGGTGCAATTCGTATCGGTAAAAAAGAAGAGTTGCATACTATGCGTAGGATTTTTGCTGTTATGGGTATGTATCCCGTTGGATATTACGACTTAGCCCCAGCTGGAATACCTGTTCACTCTACTGCATTCAGACCTATAGATCCAGATTCATTGATCAAGTGCCCATTCCGTGTATTTTGTTCCCTTCTTCGTCTTGAGCTTATTGACGATGCTGACCTACGCAAACAAGCTGAAGAGATTTTGGCAAAACGAAATATCTTCTCTAAACGCTCCATTGAATTAGTAGAGAAGTTTGAGAAGGATGGTGGTCTTGAGCAAGCAGATGCTGATGAATTCGTGAAAGAGGTTTTAGAGACTTTCCGCTGGCAGTCTGAAGCTGCAGTTTCTAAAGAAACCTATGATGCACTTCATAATCAACACAGGCTAATAGCTGATATTG from Taylorella equigenitalis ATCC 35865 includes these protein-coding regions:
- the lhpI gene encoding bifunctional Delta(1)-pyrroline-2-carboxylate/Delta(1)-piperideine-2-carboxylate reductase; amino-acid sequence: MKIYDFEQTDRALPYAKLIDKLEEFFRLDVTVPLRHIHEIKDAHKTLGSFILMPSWIAGKWIGLKTVSVFPNNKERDLPGLHSAYMLYDGQTGVPVSLLDGNVITSKRTAAVAALAAKYLSRKDSSTLLLIGSGQVARLVPEALKAVRPIRKVLVWSPTRKHAETLSSDLYKLGFESYYVEDLQKACSEADIISCATLSTEPIILGDWLKPGTHLDLIGSYTPDMRETDDACFSSSSVFIDTEEALMKSGDLLKPIESGVFSKETVKANLFDLCTGKHIGRTSLEEITIFKAVGNAIEDLAAATLVMESY
- a CDS encoding dicarboxylate/amino acid:cation symporter; this translates as MFKMTAGFIIGIVLGFILGEDSSFLAPLGKLFLNLLKMIVIPLVVLSLMVAVNHSSPKELGRIGAKIFPLYLFTTAVAIFVGIGVALITNPGEGLTLPADATVKAPESPSFIDTLINMVPSNIYMAFSKGDILAVVFVAIVLGLAILFMRHSNDARQREMGDLVFKITEAGNEVISKILSGILQYAPIGIIGITANTIGTQGMDTVVALGMFILTAYIGVASLIFIVYPLLLKLWGVNVFDFYSKIKEAVFTSFATSSSLSTLPITLKAADKAGIGERVAKLTLPIGATVNMDGTALRFGMAVIFAAEIMGISISFSELVTIVVIGTIAAIGTAGVPGAGLIGMSIVFTQAGLPLEIVALTAGINALVDMIFTCGNVTGDLVAAKIVDQSERKAHLKAGIDYDQPLD
- the amaB gene encoding L-piperidine-6-carboxylate dehydrogenase, giving the protein MIQELMKKFGVSESKFQGGGLAVRSPIDGKNIGNVAVNTPEEVDGIIEKSNQAFKEWRKVPAPRRGELVRILGNVLREHKEDLGKLVSLEAGKITQEGLGEVQEMIDICDFAVGLSRQLYGLTISSERNMHHMRETWHPIGIVGIISAFNFPVAVWSWNAALALICGDSIIWKPSEKTPLTALACQALFEKALREFGDDAPENLSQVVIGDAKVGDMLVTDPRIPVISATGSTRMGQIVGPKVAERFGRSILELGGNNAMILTPSADLDLAVRAILFSAVGTAGQRCTTLRRLIVHESIRDEVVEKLKKVYGSVSIGNPLEGNLVGPLIDEHIFNQMQSILKKATEAGGKVFGGKRVLEDKYPDAYYVEPAIVEMDEQNEVVKTETFAPILYVISYSDYEDAIELQNNVPQGLSSCVFSNDIREAEAFISATGSDCGIANVNIGTSGAEIGGAFGGEKETGGGRESGSDAWKAYMRRQTNTINYSRELPLAQGINFG
- a CDS encoding 2-aminoadipate transaminase, whose protein sequence is MSRKGISKALGLIHPVTLSHGKNAIVWDVDGKEYIDFVGGIGVLNFGHCHPKIVTAINDQASKLTHYAFNAAEHEPYKKLAVALTDFVPIDGDLSLMLTNCGAESTENALKIARIKTGRTAVIAFDGGFHGRTLATVNLNGKVAPYKQKLGPLPGPVYHIPYPSKDSGVTKDEAISALKRLLEIEVDVKNVCAVIVEPVIGEGGFQCLDMEFAKYLREFCTENGIVLIFDEIQSGFGRTGKPFAFMHFDVQPDLLLLAKSIAGGLPLGAVVGRTEFVDTPHLGSLGGTYSGNPIACSAALAVLEIIQSEEFAKTSQNYIATLEVVYEKWKSSNINPWISKLTGIGAMRGIELSHPEYGPGTALLAEILKLGRERGLLLMPSGKYKNTIRLLTPLTIEPDVLDRGFEILTSIFADTAKFKP